Proteins encoded in a region of the Populus alba chromosome 13, ASM523922v2, whole genome shotgun sequence genome:
- the LOC118034471 gene encoding uncharacterized protein: MGGVSSSRNDSNKSDLSPSSSIPGNSQNHNPSTTSSNVPLPSSGFSVATETPEASDQSKKPTDANGDEGQEVEEEEEGECGFCVYMKGGGCKDAFVAWEDCVKEAEDSNEDIVEKCHEVTRSLTKCMEAHADYYEPILQAEKAAKEEAVNELKEKAAKKIRIKCG; encoded by the coding sequence ATGGGAGGTGTCTCTTCTTCAAGAAATGATTCTAATAAATCCGACTTATCGCCGAGCTCATCAATTCCTGGCAATTCCCAGAATCATAATCCATCCACAACCTCATCAAACGTTCCGCTGCCCTCTTCAGGTTTTTCAGTTGCCACTGAAACCCCTGAAGCATCAGATCAATCAAAGAAACCCACTGATGCCAATGGAGATGAAGGTCAAGAagtggaagaggaagaggaaggagAGTGCGGGTTCTGTGTGTACATGAAGGGAGGTGGGTGCAAAGATGCTTTTGTTGCATGGGAGGATTGCGTTAAAGAGGCAGAAGATAGCAATGAGGATATTGTGGAGAAGTGCCATGAGGTTACTCGGTCCTTGACAAAATGTATGGAAGCTCATGCCGATTATTACGAGCCAATTTTACAGGCAGAGAAGGCTGCCAAAGAAGAAGCTGTGAATGAGTTAAAGGAAAAGGCAgcgaaaaaaattagaatcaaaTGTGGCTGA